The proteins below are encoded in one region of Aspergillus nidulans FGSC A4 chromosome III:
- a CDS encoding putative C2H2 finger domain protein (transcript_id=CADANIAT00005896): MASFKELSLSRPFPQSAPRHHSHSISLGAVNSNHRVTRRKSVTTTAAANAAAAVAATLKDSPDSVAIAMPAHRRGSRKGLESSSVGATSTFSSSYLSRSINSPSRDSMVARKTSPGQLHESAPTAQTAVDGSVAPGKPISTKNRNRRASEGGHMVKGEGKSSRPELRCDRCGKGYKHGSCLSKHMWEHDPAWAITSKLLISKHQQVQLLEAASVLVNMNVEEPTTANPDAESETSSASPDASSELRDGLSSAETTPPPMDEDNSDDDMSIEPEKPFGVNNAAPQYSHSFQSVPASSFTGSAPWPSPGFSHFRHSSIDARPPTAEAKLADDDEADLAAAIGLCNFGTPRMGPTSASPGVPPVPPLPSRFLDQASSSENRNFGRSGSGASVTDTTLGNSHQDMFLSLSYNPSMSYKVSDEREARLGNTERSSRQTRNADVDFGSRPAHADDDDDGVFGRMEE; the protein is encoded by the exons ATGGCCTCATTCAAG GAACTATCTCTCTCTCGCCCGTTTCCTCAGTCTGCTCCTCGCCACCATTCCCACTCCATCTCCCTTGGTGCCGTTAACTCAAACCATCGGGTGACTCGCCGAAAGAGCGTGACCACCACAGCCGCCGCtaacgccgccgccgcagttgCTGCTACACTGAAGGACTCTCCAGACTCTGTGGCAATTGCCATGCCTGCTCATCGCCGGGGAAGTCGGAAAGGTCTAGAGTCTAGCTCGGTTGGGGCTACCTCTACCTTCAGTAGTTCATACCTTTCCCGCAGCATCAACAGCCCTAGTCGGGATTCGATGGTCGCTCGTAAGACCTCTCCCGGCCAACTCCACGAAAGCGCACCCACAGCCCAGACCGCGGTGGATGGAAGTGTTGCGCCCGGAAAGCCGATCAGCACCAAGAACCGCAACCGCCGGGCTAGCGAGGGTGGGCATATGGTCAAGGGCGAAGGGAAAAGCTCCAGGCCCGAACTTCGCTGCGATCGCTGTGGGAAGGGTTATAAGCATGGCAGTTGCTTGTCCAAGCATAT GTGGGAGCATGACCCTGCATGGGCAATTACCTCGAAACTCTTGATTTCTAAGCACCAGCAGGTGCAGTTGCTGGAAGCAGCGTCTGTTCTTGTCAACATGAATGTTGAGGAACCGACCACCGCAAACCCTGATGCTGAGTCGGAgacttcttccgcttcaccAGACGCCTCTTCTGAACTCCGCGACGGACTCAGCTCTGCAGAGACCACCCCGCCGCCGATGGATGAAGACAACAGTGATGACGACATGTCGATCGAGCCCGAGAAACCCTTCGGTGTCAACAACGCGGCTCCGCAGTACTCTCACTCCTTCCAGTCTGTTCCTGCGAGCTCGTTTACAGGGAGCGCACCGTGGCCTTCCCCCGGATTCTCGCACTTCCGTCATTCGAGCATTGACGCCCGTCCTCCAACCGCCGAGGCCAAGCttgccgatgatgacgaagCGGATTTGGCTGCTGCTATCGGTCTTTGCAACTTTGGTACACCCCGGATGGGACCGACATCGGCGTCTCCTGGTGTTCCACCAGTGCCCCCGCTTCCGTCCCGCTTCCTCGACCAGGCTAGTTCTTCGGAGAACCGCAATTTTGgtcggtcagggtcagggGCTAGCGTTACTGATACCACCCTCGGCAACTCCCACCAGGACatgttcctttctttgtcctACAATCCTTCAATGTCGTACAAGGTGTCGGACGAGCGCGAAGCTAGGCTAGGGAACACGGAACGCAGCAGTCGTCAAACCCGCAACGCTGATGTTGATTTTGGCAGCCGCCCCGCTCACgcggatgacgatgacgacggtgTTTTTGGACGGATGGAGGAATAA
- a CDS encoding putative nicotinamide N-methyltransferase (transcript_id=CADANIAT00005897) has translation MSLHARLRPLPRRLATQPPSESAAPTPHFEDPPDGANAEDDAEDLFSSFLPHLFPDDAPQFHGDPGQYLLYSSPRYGELQIMVPSYPSQSQSGARSKEIAEGLPRSDGQVNQVEEGRKLFAHFLWSAAMVVAEGLEQADTESGGSEAEFWKVQNEKVLELGAGAGLPSIVSALANASMVTITDHPSSPALGPAGAIASNVKHNLSSSTSIVDIRPHEWGTTLTTDPWALSNKGSYTRIIAADCYWMRSQHENLVRTMKWFLAPEGKIWVVAGFHTGREIVAGFFETAVSLGLKIESIYERDLNSSAEEGGEVRRAWVSFREGEGPENRRRWCVVAVLGHAPAAAGTGADA, from the exons ATGTCACTCCACGCCCGTCTCCGGCCTCTTCCCCGCCGCTTAGCCACCCAGCCGCCCTCCGAATCCGCCGCTCCAACCCCGCACTTCGAAGACCCGCCTGACGGTGCAAACGCTGAAGACGACGCTGAAGACCTTTTCAGTTCCTTTCTCCCTCATCTATTCCCAGATGATGCACCTCAATTCCATGGCGACCCTGGCCAGTACCTCCTCTATTCGTCTCCGCGCTATGGAGAGCTACAGATCATGGTCCCCTCATACccgagccagagccagagcggGGCCCGCTCAAAGGAGATTGCGGAGGGATTGCCGCGCTCTGACGGCCAGGTAAACCAAGTAGAGGAGGGGAGAAAATTGTTTGCGCATTTCCTGTGGAGTGCTGCCATGGTTGTTGCCGAGGGACTGGAGCAAGCTGATACTGAGTCGGGAGGTAGTGAGGCTGAGTTCTGGAAGGTACAAAACGAGAAGGTATTGGAGTTGGGCGCTG GCGCTGGACTCCCCTCCATAGTCTCCGCCCTAGCCAACGCCTCCATGGTAACGATAACAGACCATCCTTCGTCACCAGCTTTAGGGCCCGCGGGCGCAATTGCCTCAAATGTCAAACACAATCTTTCCTCTAGCACAAGCATAGTCGACATCCGTCCCCATGAGTGGGGCACAACACTCACCACAGACCCATGGGCCCTCTCGAACAAAGGCTCCTACACGCGCATAATAGCAGCGGACTGCTACTGGATGCGGTCACAACATGAGAACCTCGTGCGTACAATGAAATGGTTTCTTGCGCCAGAGGGCAAAATCTGGGTGGTTGCTGGCTTCCATACAGGTAGAGAGATTGTGGCGGGGTTTTTCGAGACTGCGGTTAGCCTAGGCTTGAAGATCGAGAGCATATACGAGCGGGACTTGAACTCGAGTGCTGAAGAGGGAGGCGAGGTTCGGAGGGCGTGGGTTAGTTTCAGAGAGGGCGAGGGCCCAGAGAATAGACGGAGGTGGTGCGTTGTGGCCGTGCTAGGGcatgctcctgctgctgcagggacTGGAGCTGATGCGTAG
- the dspD gene encoding protein msgA (transcript_id=CADANIAT00005894), with product MPVQTSPPSLPDSFPSFMSVFGGDPSISLEKEEQPTKVQPLNFPASINGNTRRPLPFQHRESVSSVTSGSADSSPTTTVSTFDSPITTDTSPNSSPESPTSMPLSYSKFMTASRNLENQGLSTAQSNLSKMTSESSTTQKRPDSPGRRDRNLKNLSLRMPPPLNSSRPSISTASIVETNSQHRLSAPPSPISIPPKGIRRKPAGLTIRTPGFDRSFSNNISELAPPTPHGRMSLRHAESSPSLTSVFSPSFGPKGGMQLPRPSTQHGYRRPSAHSEDNLSPVPSVADEGAIAETVLHELAEEDDIPQSRESARRSERGYPNGPIQIYDSGVFLYLEPTADEASRFDVVVNVAKEVMNPFSKTADNSQTVMSTLRNGTVDSKQQSCSTPFSAFSDASFKSALEYLPGNSSDSDSNNEPSSPEYVHVGWDHNSEILQDLYPLCELIESRISQGKKVLVHCQLGASRSASLVIAYGLYKNPQLDFNSMYETVKERSRWVSPNMSLIYQLTDFRSRLLRGSRPSSGDWSLKGSAPPTPLPDEAMSSQTEPSTDANGNPDTETTSSTVPTQGSPSSNSLSVPLTSHTTPVSANNLSFSKSLSKKRSVSPRPLALRQSFFNPESGNRFLEGESGGDSAGRQSRDPLAKNADEPSLFSPRTTGFMSMTRSRPLSGILEDGRSNVASIADPRSPPQGHERLIMRSIDEFL from the coding sequence ATGCCCGTTCAAACCAGCCCACCGTCGCTGCCGGACTCGTTCCCATCTTTTATGTCCGTGTTTGGCGGGGACCCATCGATATCtctagagaaagaagaacaacctACAAAGGTACAACCTCTCAATTTTCCGGCCAGTATCAACGGAAATACGAGACGCCCTCTACCTTTCCAGCACCGTGAAAGCGTTTCATCTGTAACATCGGGGTCTGCCGATTCCTCCCCGACTACTACAGTATCAACCTTTGATTCGCCTATCACTACAGATACCTCTCCCAACTCATCACCAGAATCCCCAACATCGATGCCTCTTTCTTACTCTAAATTCATGACCGCATCGCGCAACTTGGAGAATCAGGGGTTGTCCACAGCTCAAAGCAATTTGTCCAAGATGACGTCTGAATCTTCAACAACCCAAAAACGACCCGATTCCCCGGGGAGACGAGACAGAAACCTGAAAAACCTGTCGCTGAGGATGCCCCCACCATTGAATTCCTCACGCCCGTCGATCTCGACTGCTTCGATTGTAGAAACAAACTCTCAACATCGTCTATCCGCCCCGCCGTCCCCTATAAGTATACCCCCAAAAGGCATCCGACGGAAACCCGCCGGTCTCACAATTCGCACGCCCGGCTTCGACCGGTCATTCTCCAACAATATTTCCGAGCTGGCTCCTCCAACCCCACATGGTCGGATGTCATTGCGGCACGCCGAGTCGTCGCCCTCCTTGACGTCTGTTTTCTCCCCCTCATTCGGTCCAAAGGGTGGCATGCAATTACCGCGACCAAGTACACAGCATGGTTATCGGCGACCGTCCGCCCACTCGGAGGACAATCTCTCTCCGGTCCCTTCCGTCGCAGACGAGGGGGCTATCGCGGAAACTGTATTGCACGAActggcagaagaagacgacatTCCGCAATCGAGAGAGTCCGCACGACGCAGTGAGCGTGGTTATCCGAACGGACCCATTCAAATCTACGACTCTGGCGTTTTTCTGTACCTGGAACCTACGGCAGATGAAGCCTCGCGGTTCGATGTCGTCGTCAACGTGGCTAAGGAAGTTATGAATCCGTTCAGCAAGACGGCCGATAACTCCCAAACTGTGATGAGCACTTTGCGCAATGGGACTGTCGATTCCAAACAACAGTCCTGTTCAACTCCCTTTTCGGCCTTTTCAGACGCATCTTTTAAGTCAGCTCTGGAATATCTTCCAGGTAACAGTTCGGACTCAGATTCGAACAACGAACCATCATCGCCAGAGTATGTGCATGTCGGCTGGGATCACAATTCGGAGATCCTCCAAGACTTGTACCCGCTATGTGAACTCATTGAATCCCGTATCTCGCAAGGAAAGAAGGTGCTTGTCCACTGCCAACTTGGTGCAAGTCGATCTGCCTCGCTGGTGATCGCCTACGGGTTGTACAAGAATCCGCAACTGGACTTCAATTCGATGTATGAAACTGTCAAGGAACGGAGTCGATGGGTTTCTCCGAATATGAGCCTCATCTATCAGCTAACGGACTTTCGGTCACGGCTGCTGCGTGGCTCACGGCCTTCATCCGGGGATTGGTCATTGAAGGGGTCTgcaccaccaacaccgctTCCCGACGAAGCCATGTCCTCTCAAACGGAGCCATCAACAGATGCAAATGGCAACCCTGACACTGAAACCACGTCCTCTACAGTTCCAACGCAAGGTTCTCCCAGCTCTAATTCCCTATCGGTACCCTTGACTAGCCACACAACTCCGGTGTCCGCCAACAACTTGAGTTTTTCCAAATCTCTTTCAAAGAAGCGAAGTGTTTCACCAAGGCCTCTGGCTTTACGAcaaagcttcttcaacccagaGAGCGGTAACCGTTTCTTGGAGGGTGAGTCTGGTGGTGACAGTGCAGGGCGCCAGTCAAGAGATCCCCTTGCGAAGAATGCCGATGAGCCCTCACTCTTTTCTCCGCGAACAACGGGCTTCATGTCGATGACTAGGTCTCGACCACTGTCAGGAATCCTTGAGGATGGGCGATCAAACGTGGCTTCAATTGCGGATCCCCGGTCACCTCCTCAAGGCCATGAGCGATTAATTATGAGAAGCATTGATGAGTTTCTGTGA
- a CDS encoding putative S-adenosylmethionine-dependent methyltransferase (transcript_id=CADANIAT00005895), with amino-acid sequence MENTTLTHISAKHNPTSRKSTSGDTKTTASDVDVDHDNSDSEDDYNADSDPGTSWFSEHNAPQKVLDFLTRETFPLAPCNTLPNATATSDNSNGGGSGIRSIRRRAKRLSEIEKKNQPSILDLGTGNGSMLALLRKRGGFAGDMVGVDYSAKSVELARELQITKRHEAYLSDSDEEDDEGSWSDDGGETKAEDEGEEEWHEIRFEECDILNCREDLQSKKVPWFPYDKGGFDIVLDKGTFDAVSLMVEKSECERYPGIAGSLVRKGGFLVVTSCNWTEEEIVKWFTSAEIQINGSGKLVVWGKVQYPRFRFGGQEGQGVCTVCFQRV; translated from the exons ATGGAAAATAC AACTCTTACGCACATTTCTGCGAAACACAACCCGACTTCCAGAAAATCCACCTCCGGTGACACCAAAacaacagcttcagatgTCGATGTCGACCATGACAATTCAGACTCGGAGGACGACTACAACGCCGACTCAGACCCCGGCACCTCCTGGTTTTCAGAACACAATGCCCCACAGAAGGTCCTTGATTTCCTGACGCGCGAGACATTCCCTCTTGCGCCGTGCAATACCCTTCCCAATGCTACGGCTACATCAGACAATAGCAatggcggcggcagcggtaTCCGGTCAAtacgaagaagagcaaaaaggcTAAGCGAaatcgagaagaagaaccagcctAGCATCCTGGATCTGGGAACAGGAAACGGGAGCATGCTCGCGCTACTGAGAAAACGTGGTGGGTTTGCGGGAGATATGGTGGGGGTGGATTACTCGGCCAAGAGCGTCGAGTTGGCGAGGGAGTTGCAAATCACCAAGCGTCACGAGGCTTATCTAAGTGattctgatgaggaggatgacgaaggTTCATGGTCTGATGATGGAGGCGAGACCAAGGCGGAAgacgaaggcgaagaagaatggcATGAAATTCGATTCGAAGAATGTGACATTCTAAATTGTCGAGAGGACctgcagagcaagaaggtTCCCTGGTTCCCGTATGACAAGGGTGGCTTCGATATCGTGCTTGACAAGGGAACGTTTGATGCTGTGAGTTTGATGGTCGAAAAGAGCGAGTGTGAGCGGTATCCGGGGATTGCGGGAAGCCTTGTGCGCAAGGGCGGATTCTTGGTTGTGACAAGTTGTAATTggaccgaggaggagattgtgaaGTGGTTTACTTCTGCTGAAATCCAGATCAATGGGAGTGGGAAGCTCGTTGTGTGGGGAAAAGTGCAGTATCCCCGGTTCAGGTTCGGTGGACAGGAAGGACAGGGGGTTTGTACGGTGTGTTTCCAGCGGGTTTGA